A stretch of DNA from Thermodesulfovibrionales bacterium:
TCAGCATAAGCGCCGTCAATACGAAGGAATAGACCATCGCGACAAGTATCCCGATGACCTGAGTCAGAAAGACCTTCGCGTTCCCGAAGAAGAGTCCGTCCGCCCCTGATGGATTGATGAGCTTCTGGGCGAATAAACCGGTGGCGAGGGTTCCGATGATCCCGCCGACCCCGTGCACACCGAAGGCATCGAGGGAATCGTCATAGCCGAAGCGGTTCTTCATGGTGAGGGAGAGG
This window harbors:
- a CDS encoding ammonia channel protein, encoding LSLTMKNRFGYDDSLDAFGVHGVGGIIGTLATGLFAQKLINPSGADGLFFGNAKVFLTQVIGILVAMVYSFVLTALMLKVLDWTVGLRVSTEEEVEGLDLSQHGESGYTL